The following coding sequences lie in one Zingiber officinale cultivar Zhangliang chromosome 2B, Zo_v1.1, whole genome shotgun sequence genomic window:
- the LOC122046907 gene encoding uncharacterized protein LOC122046907 isoform X1: MGIFIDSCWFICSTCLIWLFSFLAMHFLRPRKGNHFKGANGLMEKEITDSIVRNDESVEEEEPSTLCFKFQYQFSDQQELQQQPASEDRSKDQLHGGIDQEEFLMKDGKSTNFMEILSSDGHSSLSSEAEKFLNIEDLDEKKLSELKAQRTNKATVFRTKFSCSNLEAESICALIDSNSVTSKGLQKPCLNTSSRGSVHSDEDGQFLKHKTSEEPVSSGKFTRTFQGRLFFEDFSGFNSETDSLSASDGYSVKELALDSDSNGFFSDSDSDEYVPQEDVIKVHGELLFADSTSLEESQIQPIHNSEAETVAADDMFSSLIKNQIMSTENQPDCESDYRKVVINQVHDDESIPAQKQEGSELANVNSCDDDEQHETEVKQNTSKRDDDDTDGVDGTVSESSTFFELPLDSLVGTISSADEEWDKFDKEVGREEKVSQDRLGGKETEPVVALDDEEYNELETLWEHENLIEQLKMELRKARLPTILEESVAPKVVEDLKPWKINNKFLHKDPMEELHEFHNCYRERMRKLDILNCQKVNAIGFLDLKDSVRSMRSKRLMVPSIKSILLQNLWSCNLQTDIDPTHKLIKEVKNDLELVYVGQTCLSWEFLRWQYEKARELPEFEHQYNHVADELQQFQVILQRFIEDESLEGSRLPNYIKGRSLVKNLLQVPQVREDTLKEKLEDKSKGNFVVTIETLEDIMEESIRIFWEFVKADKDETPGFLKVLMGAHAELEDPTDSKLMEEIQINLDKKEKRLKDILRTGNCLVKKFKKAKDDRSNQELFFSQVDLKLVARVMRMSRITTEQLVWCHAKLSNIRFIEAKAYRENSFLLFPA; encoded by the exons ATGGGAATCTTTATTGATTCCTGTTGGTTCATCTGTAGCACTTGTTTAATTTGGCTGTTCAGCTTCTTAGCCATGCACTTCTTACG ACCCAGGAAAGGAAATCATTTTAAGGGAGCAAATGGTTTGATGGAGAAGGAAATCACTGATTCAATTGTTAGAAATGACGAATCCGTTGAGGAGGAAGAGCCATCGACACTCTGTTTCAAGTTTCAGTATCAGTTTTCCGATCAACAGGAGCTGCAGCAGCAGCCTGCCTCGGAAGACAGGTCAAAGGATCAGCTTCATGGAGGCATCGACCAAGAGGAATTTCTCATGAAGGATGGCAAGTCGACAAATTTCATGGAGATTTTATCCAGTGATGGTCATTCGAGTCTGAGTTCTGAGGCTGAGAAGTTTCTGAACATTGAGGATCTAGACGAAAAGAAGTTATCAGAGTTGAAGGCTCAGAGAACAAATAAAGCAACAGTGTTTCGGACAAAGTTTTCTTGCTCCAACTTAGAAGCTGAATCCATTTGTGCACTGATTGATTCTAATTCTGTGACGTCCAAAGGTTTGCAAAAGCCATGTTTGAACACAAGCAGTCGCGGTAGTGTGCACTCGGATGAAGATGGGCAGTTTCTGAAGCACAAGACTTCAGAAGAGCCTGTTTCCTCAGGTAAATTTACAAGAACCTTTCAAGGAAGACTGTTTTTTGAGGATTTTTCAGGCTTCAACTCGGAGACTGATTCCTTGAGTGCAAGTGACGGCTATTCTGTCAAGGAGCTAGCTCTAGATTCAGATAGTAATGGTTTCTTTTCAGATAGCGATTCCGACGAGTATGTACCGCAAGAAGATGTTATTAAAGTTCATGGAGAACTACTCTTTGCTGATTCTACAAGTCTGGAAGAATCCCAGATACAGCCTATTCATAATTCTGAGGCAGAAACTGTTGCAGCAGATGATATGTTTTCTTCTTTGATCAAGAATCAGATCATGTCAACAGAAAACCAACCGGATTGCGAGTCTGATTACAGGAAGGTCGTCATCAATCAAGTACATGATGATGAATCAATTCCAGCTCAAAAGCAAGAAGGATCAGAACTGGCGAATGTGAATTCCTGTGATGATGATGAGCAGCATGAAACTGAAGTGAAACAAAACACAAGCAAAAGAGATGATGATGATACTGATGGTGTTGATGGCACAGTCTCCGAAAGTTCTACCTTTTTTGAACTCCCTCTGGATAGCCTTGTTGGAACAATTTCTAGCGCAGATGAAGAATGGGATAAATTTGATAAGGAAGTCGGAAGGGAAGAGAAAGTATCACAGGATAGATTGGGGGGAAAAGAAACTGAACCAGTTGTTGCTCTGGATGATGAAGAGTACAACGAGTTGGAGACCCTCTGGGAACATGAGAATCTGATAGAGCAGCTCAAAATGGAACTGAGAAAAGCTAGGCTGCCAACGATCTTAGAAGAATCAGTAGCCCCTAAAGTAGTCGAGGATCTTAAGCCATGGAAGATCAACAACAAATTTCTGCACAAAGATCCTATGGAAGAGCTTCATGAGTTCCACAATTGTTATAGAGAGAGGATGAGGAAGCTTGACATCTTGAACTGCCAGAAGGTGAACGCAATAG GATTTCTCGATCTGAAGGATTCCGTTCGATCGATGAGATCTAAAAGGTTGATGGTTCCTTCAATCAAATCCATACTACTTCAGAATTTATGGTCTTGCAATCTTCAGACGGATATAGATCCTACCCATAAGTTGATCAAGGAGGTGAAGAATGATTTGGAACTTGTTTATGTTGGGCAAACATGCCTATCATGGGAGTTCTTGCGCTGGCAGTATGAAAAGGCTCGAGAGCTTCCCGAGTTTGAGCATCAGTACAATCATGTGGCTGATGAGCTCCAACAATTTCAAGTGATCCTGCAAAGGTTCATTGAGGATGAGTCTTTGGAAGGATCGAGATTGCCAAATTACATCAAAGGTCGATCCCTCGTTAAGAATCTTCTCCAAGTTCCACAAGTAAGAG AGGATACCTTGAAGGAGAAGTTGGAGGATAAAAGCAAGGGAAATTTTGTTGTTACAATTGAAACTCTTGAAGACATCATGGAGGAGTCAATTAGGATCTTCTGGGAGTTTGTGAAGGCAGACAAGGATGAAACTCCTgggtttttgaaagttttaatggGAGCTCATGCTGAACTTGAAGATCCTACAGACTCTAAGCTCATGGAAGAGATCCAAATCAATTTGGACAAG AAAGAGAAGCGACTAAAAGACATTTTACGAACTGGGAATTGCCttgtgaagaagttcaagaaggctAAAGATGACAGATCCAATCAAGAACTCTTCTTTTCTCAAGTTGACTTGAAGTTGGTAGCAAGAGTAATGCGAATGTCTAGAATTACTACTGAACAGTTGGTATGGTGTCATGCAAAGTTGAGCAACATCAGATTTATAGAAGCAAAAGCTTACAGGGAGAATTCATTTTTGCTCTTCCCTGCCTGA
- the LOC122046907 gene encoding uncharacterized protein LOC122046907 isoform X2, which produces MEKEITDSIVRNDESVEEEEPSTLCFKFQYQFSDQQELQQQPASEDRSKDQLHGGIDQEEFLMKDGKSTNFMEILSSDGHSSLSSEAEKFLNIEDLDEKKLSELKAQRTNKATVFRTKFSCSNLEAESICALIDSNSVTSKGLQKPCLNTSSRGSVHSDEDGQFLKHKTSEEPVSSGKFTRTFQGRLFFEDFSGFNSETDSLSASDGYSVKELALDSDSNGFFSDSDSDEYVPQEDVIKVHGELLFADSTSLEESQIQPIHNSEAETVAADDMFSSLIKNQIMSTENQPDCESDYRKVVINQVHDDESIPAQKQEGSELANVNSCDDDEQHETEVKQNTSKRDDDDTDGVDGTVSESSTFFELPLDSLVGTISSADEEWDKFDKEVGREEKVSQDRLGGKETEPVVALDDEEYNELETLWEHENLIEQLKMELRKARLPTILEESVAPKVVEDLKPWKINNKFLHKDPMEELHEFHNCYRERMRKLDILNCQKVNAIGFLDLKDSVRSMRSKRLMVPSIKSILLQNLWSCNLQTDIDPTHKLIKEVKNDLELVYVGQTCLSWEFLRWQYEKARELPEFEHQYNHVADELQQFQVILQRFIEDESLEGSRLPNYIKGRSLVKNLLQVPQVREDTLKEKLEDKSKGNFVVTIETLEDIMEESIRIFWEFVKADKDETPGFLKVLMGAHAELEDPTDSKLMEEIQINLDKKEKRLKDILRTGNCLVKKFKKAKDDRSNQELFFSQVDLKLVARVMRMSRITTEQLVWCHAKLSNIRFIEAKAYRENSFLLFPA; this is translated from the exons ATGGAGAAGGAAATCACTGATTCAATTGTTAGAAATGACGAATCCGTTGAGGAGGAAGAGCCATCGACACTCTGTTTCAAGTTTCAGTATCAGTTTTCCGATCAACAGGAGCTGCAGCAGCAGCCTGCCTCGGAAGACAGGTCAAAGGATCAGCTTCATGGAGGCATCGACCAAGAGGAATTTCTCATGAAGGATGGCAAGTCGACAAATTTCATGGAGATTTTATCCAGTGATGGTCATTCGAGTCTGAGTTCTGAGGCTGAGAAGTTTCTGAACATTGAGGATCTAGACGAAAAGAAGTTATCAGAGTTGAAGGCTCAGAGAACAAATAAAGCAACAGTGTTTCGGACAAAGTTTTCTTGCTCCAACTTAGAAGCTGAATCCATTTGTGCACTGATTGATTCTAATTCTGTGACGTCCAAAGGTTTGCAAAAGCCATGTTTGAACACAAGCAGTCGCGGTAGTGTGCACTCGGATGAAGATGGGCAGTTTCTGAAGCACAAGACTTCAGAAGAGCCTGTTTCCTCAGGTAAATTTACAAGAACCTTTCAAGGAAGACTGTTTTTTGAGGATTTTTCAGGCTTCAACTCGGAGACTGATTCCTTGAGTGCAAGTGACGGCTATTCTGTCAAGGAGCTAGCTCTAGATTCAGATAGTAATGGTTTCTTTTCAGATAGCGATTCCGACGAGTATGTACCGCAAGAAGATGTTATTAAAGTTCATGGAGAACTACTCTTTGCTGATTCTACAAGTCTGGAAGAATCCCAGATACAGCCTATTCATAATTCTGAGGCAGAAACTGTTGCAGCAGATGATATGTTTTCTTCTTTGATCAAGAATCAGATCATGTCAACAGAAAACCAACCGGATTGCGAGTCTGATTACAGGAAGGTCGTCATCAATCAAGTACATGATGATGAATCAATTCCAGCTCAAAAGCAAGAAGGATCAGAACTGGCGAATGTGAATTCCTGTGATGATGATGAGCAGCATGAAACTGAAGTGAAACAAAACACAAGCAAAAGAGATGATGATGATACTGATGGTGTTGATGGCACAGTCTCCGAAAGTTCTACCTTTTTTGAACTCCCTCTGGATAGCCTTGTTGGAACAATTTCTAGCGCAGATGAAGAATGGGATAAATTTGATAAGGAAGTCGGAAGGGAAGAGAAAGTATCACAGGATAGATTGGGGGGAAAAGAAACTGAACCAGTTGTTGCTCTGGATGATGAAGAGTACAACGAGTTGGAGACCCTCTGGGAACATGAGAATCTGATAGAGCAGCTCAAAATGGAACTGAGAAAAGCTAGGCTGCCAACGATCTTAGAAGAATCAGTAGCCCCTAAAGTAGTCGAGGATCTTAAGCCATGGAAGATCAACAACAAATTTCTGCACAAAGATCCTATGGAAGAGCTTCATGAGTTCCACAATTGTTATAGAGAGAGGATGAGGAAGCTTGACATCTTGAACTGCCAGAAGGTGAACGCAATAG GATTTCTCGATCTGAAGGATTCCGTTCGATCGATGAGATCTAAAAGGTTGATGGTTCCTTCAATCAAATCCATACTACTTCAGAATTTATGGTCTTGCAATCTTCAGACGGATATAGATCCTACCCATAAGTTGATCAAGGAGGTGAAGAATGATTTGGAACTTGTTTATGTTGGGCAAACATGCCTATCATGGGAGTTCTTGCGCTGGCAGTATGAAAAGGCTCGAGAGCTTCCCGAGTTTGAGCATCAGTACAATCATGTGGCTGATGAGCTCCAACAATTTCAAGTGATCCTGCAAAGGTTCATTGAGGATGAGTCTTTGGAAGGATCGAGATTGCCAAATTACATCAAAGGTCGATCCCTCGTTAAGAATCTTCTCCAAGTTCCACAAGTAAGAG AGGATACCTTGAAGGAGAAGTTGGAGGATAAAAGCAAGGGAAATTTTGTTGTTACAATTGAAACTCTTGAAGACATCATGGAGGAGTCAATTAGGATCTTCTGGGAGTTTGTGAAGGCAGACAAGGATGAAACTCCTgggtttttgaaagttttaatggGAGCTCATGCTGAACTTGAAGATCCTACAGACTCTAAGCTCATGGAAGAGATCCAAATCAATTTGGACAAG AAAGAGAAGCGACTAAAAGACATTTTACGAACTGGGAATTGCCttgtgaagaagttcaagaaggctAAAGATGACAGATCCAATCAAGAACTCTTCTTTTCTCAAGTTGACTTGAAGTTGGTAGCAAGAGTAATGCGAATGTCTAGAATTACTACTGAACAGTTGGTATGGTGTCATGCAAAGTTGAGCAACATCAGATTTATAGAAGCAAAAGCTTACAGGGAGAATTCATTTTTGCTCTTCCCTGCCTGA